Proteins from a single region of Streptomyces sp. HUAS 15-9:
- a CDS encoding cystathionine gamma-synthase: MSDRHISQHFETLAIHAGNTADPLTGAVVPPIYQVSTYKQDGVGGLRGGYEYSRSANPTRTALEENLAALEGGRRGLAFASGLAAEDTLLRTLLSPGDHVVIPNDAYGGTFRLFAKVVSRWGVEWSVADTSDPAAVRAAITPKTKAVWVETPSNPLLGITDIAAVAQIAHDAGAKLVVDNTFATPYLQQPLSLGADVVVHSLTKYMGGHSDVVGGALIVSDQALGEELAYHQNAMGAVAGPFDSWLVLRGTKTLAVRMDRHSQNATKIADMLSRHARVTRVLYPGLPEHPGHETAAKQMTAFGGMVSFQVEGGEEAAVEVCNRAKVFTLGESLGGVESLIEHPGRMTHASAAGSALEVPADLVRLSVGIENVDDLLEDLQQALG, from the coding sequence ATGAGCGACAGGCACATCAGTCAGCACTTCGAGACCCTCGCGATCCACGCGGGCAACACCGCCGATCCCCTCACCGGCGCGGTCGTCCCGCCGATCTACCAGGTCTCGACCTACAAGCAGGACGGCGTCGGCGGCCTGCGCGGTGGCTACGAGTACAGCCGTAGCGCCAACCCGACCAGGACCGCCCTGGAAGAGAACCTCGCCGCGCTGGAGGGCGGCCGCCGCGGCCTCGCGTTCGCGTCCGGCCTGGCGGCCGAGGACACCCTGTTGCGTACGCTGCTCAGCCCCGGCGACCACGTGGTCATCCCGAACGACGCGTACGGCGGCACGTTCCGTCTGTTCGCGAAGGTCGTGTCCCGGTGGGGCGTGGAATGGTCCGTAGCCGACACCAGCGATCCGGCGGCCGTACGGGCCGCCATCACCCCGAAGACCAAGGCCGTGTGGGTGGAGACCCCCTCCAACCCGCTGCTCGGCATCACCGACATCGCCGCCGTCGCTCAGATCGCCCATGACGCGGGGGCGAAGCTCGTCGTCGACAACACCTTCGCCACGCCCTACCTCCAGCAGCCGCTCTCGCTCGGCGCGGACGTCGTCGTGCACTCGCTCACCAAGTACATGGGCGGTCACTCGGACGTGGTCGGCGGTGCGCTGATCGTGTCCGACCAGGCGCTGGGCGAGGAACTGGCGTACCACCAGAACGCGATGGGCGCGGTCGCCGGGCCCTTCGACTCCTGGCTGGTGCTGCGCGGCACGAAGACGCTCGCGGTGCGCATGGACCGGCACAGCCAGAACGCCACGAAGATCGCCGACATGCTGAGCCGGCACGCGCGCGTGACGCGGGTCCTGTACCCCGGCCTGCCGGAGCACCCGGGTCACGAGACCGCCGCCAAGCAGATGACGGCGTTCGGCGGCATGGTCTCCTTCCAGGTCGAGGGCGGCGAGGAGGCGGCCGTCGAGGTGTGCAACCGCGCCAAGGTCTTCACCCTCGGGGAGTCCCTCGGTGGCGTCGAGTCCCTCATCGAGCACCCCGGCCGGATGACGCACGCCTCCGCGGCGGGTTCGGCCCTGGAGGTCCCGGCCGACCTCGTCCGCCTCTCCGTGGGCATCGAGAACGTCGACGACCTGCTCGAGGACCTGCAGCAGGCGCTGGGCTAG
- a CDS encoding sigma factor-like helix-turn-helix DNA-binding protein, whose protein sequence is MRERQASQSARRAREFEAFVAGAAGRLLHAATLLTAEAPNDNPRARRLLTLALAHTYACWDRLRGEDPYDRARQYLATRFARGAWHQYGGLGRGRPHPTSALAVLGPQERLILVLRLYEGVAEEQVAALLGLPSERVHVICDRATATLLHPRRGQPPAVMGAKVAPS, encoded by the coding sequence GTGCGAGAACGGCAGGCGTCCCAAAGCGCCCGCCGGGCCCGGGAGTTCGAGGCATTCGTCGCGGGCGCGGCAGGGCGGCTGCTGCATGCCGCCACCCTGCTGACCGCGGAGGCGCCGAACGACAACCCGCGCGCGCGGCGGCTGCTCACCCTGGCCCTCGCGCACACGTACGCGTGCTGGGACCGGCTGCGCGGGGAGGACCCGTACGACCGCGCCCGCCAGTACCTCGCCACGCGTTTCGCGCGCGGGGCCTGGCACCAGTACGGCGGTCTCGGCCGCGGCCGCCCACATCCCACGAGTGCCCTGGCCGTCCTCGGTCCCCAGGAGCGCCTGATCCTCGTCCTGCGGTTGTACGAGGGGGTCGCCGAGGAGCAGGTGGCGGCACTGCTCGGACTCCCATCGGAACGGGTCCATGTGATCTGCGACCGGGCGACGGCCACGCTGCTGCATCCGCGCCGGGGGCAGCCACCTGCCGTGATGGGCGCGAAGGTGGCACCGTCGTGA
- a CDS encoding MarR family winged helix-turn-helix transcriptional regulator: MSMDMTTVGDTGLLDTLQHEVAVFARRAEQTRLGGVGQVRNSMDRAAYLLLNRLDKEGPMGVKALAASMGIDSSTVTRQVAPLVDTGLVKRTSHPEDGRAVVLQLSPRGLSRLEEVRSSRRQLMAELTHDWAPEEREAFCALLTRFNTALSARMAVPGVPAPETPSAS; this comes from the coding sequence ATGTCGATGGACATGACGACCGTCGGTGACACCGGTCTCCTCGACACGCTGCAGCACGAGGTGGCGGTCTTCGCCCGCCGTGCCGAACAGACCCGGCTCGGCGGCGTCGGACAGGTGCGCAACTCCATGGACCGCGCCGCATACCTGCTGCTGAACCGCCTCGACAAGGAAGGGCCGATGGGCGTCAAGGCCCTCGCCGCGAGCATGGGGATCGACTCGTCGACGGTCACCCGGCAGGTGGCTCCCCTGGTCGACACCGGGCTCGTCAAGCGGACCTCGCACCCCGAGGACGGGCGGGCGGTGGTGCTCCAGCTGTCCCCGCGCGGGCTGTCCCGGCTGGAGGAAGTTCGTTCGTCCCGGCGCCAGTTGATGGCCGAGCTGACTCACGACTGGGCGCCGGAGGAGCGCGAGGCGTTCTGCGCGCTCCTCACGCGCTTCAACACCGCGCTCTCCGCGCGGATGGCGGTCCCGGGCGTGCCCGCGCCGGAGACTCCGTCGGCCTCCTGA
- the ilvA gene encoding threonine ammonia-lyase, whose protein sequence is MSYSTPDSLRPVTLDDVRGAQKMLTGVARVTAMEGSRHLSQLVGAPVHLKCENLQRTGSFKLRGAYVRIAGLLPEERAAGVVAASAGNHAQGVALASALLGVHATVFMPRGAPLPKISATRDYGAEVRLHGQVVDETLAAAREYAQETGAVFIHPFDHPDIIAGQGTVGLEILEQCPEVGTIVVGIGGGGLAAGIAVAVKTLRPDVRIIGVQAAGAAAYPPSLAAGRPVAIENPATMADGIKVGCPGEVPFGIIAELVDEVRTVTEDQLSAALLLCLERAKLVVEPAGASPVAALLADPGAFPGPVVAVLSGGNVDPVLLQRVLRHGMAAQGRYLAVRLRLTDRPGALATLLGVLSVVDANVLDVSHVRTDPRLGLTEAEVELHLETKGPEHCAEVGQALREAGYTVID, encoded by the coding sequence ATGAGCTACAGCACGCCTGACTCCTTGCGGCCCGTCACCCTCGACGACGTACGCGGCGCGCAGAAGATGCTCACGGGTGTGGCGCGGGTGACCGCGATGGAGGGCAGCAGGCATCTGTCGCAGCTGGTGGGCGCGCCGGTCCACCTCAAGTGCGAGAACCTCCAGCGGACGGGGTCCTTCAAGCTGAGGGGTGCCTACGTCCGTATCGCCGGCCTGCTGCCCGAGGAGCGCGCCGCCGGTGTCGTGGCCGCGAGCGCCGGGAACCACGCGCAGGGCGTGGCGCTGGCCTCCGCGCTGCTCGGCGTGCACGCCACCGTGTTCATGCCGAGGGGCGCCCCGCTGCCGAAGATCAGCGCGACCCGGGACTACGGCGCCGAGGTGCGCCTGCACGGTCAGGTGGTCGACGAGACGCTGGCCGCGGCGCGGGAGTACGCGCAGGAGACGGGCGCCGTCTTCATCCACCCCTTCGACCACCCGGACATCATCGCGGGGCAGGGCACGGTCGGCCTGGAGATCCTGGAGCAGTGCCCGGAGGTGGGCACGATCGTCGTCGGCATCGGCGGCGGCGGGCTCGCGGCCGGCATCGCGGTCGCCGTGAAGACGCTGCGGCCGGACGTGCGGATCATCGGTGTGCAGGCGGCGGGCGCGGCCGCGTACCCGCCCTCGCTCGCGGCCGGGCGGCCGGTGGCGATCGAGAACCCGGCGACGATGGCCGACGGCATCAAGGTGGGGTGTCCGGGCGAGGTGCCGTTCGGGATCATCGCCGAGCTGGTGGACGAGGTCCGCACGGTCACCGAGGACCAGCTGTCGGCCGCGCTGCTGCTGTGCCTGGAGCGGGCCAAGCTGGTCGTCGAACCGGCCGGCGCGAGTCCGGTCGCGGCGCTGCTGGCGGACCCCGGAGCCTTCCCCGGGCCGGTGGTCGCGGTGCTCTCCGGCGGGAACGTCGATCCGGTGCTGCTCCAGCGGGTGCTGCGCCACGGCATGGCCGCGCAGGGCCGCTACCTGGCCGTTCGGCTTCGGCTGACGGACCGGCCGGGCGCCCTCGCCACGCTTCTCGGGGTGTTGTCAGTGGTGGACGCTAACGTCCTCGACGTGAGCCATGTACGGACCGACCCGCGGCTCGGGCTCACCGAGGCGGAGGTGGAACTGCACCTGGAGACAAAGGGCCCGGAGCACTGCGCCGAGGTCGGCCAGGCCCTGCGCGAGGCGGGATACACGGTCATCGATTGA
- a CDS encoding ATP-binding cassette domain-containing protein, protein MPGAIYAEGLVKTFGDVRALDGVDLDVPEGTVLGLLGPNGAGKTTAVRCLTTLLRPDSGKAVVAGVDVLKHPDAVRCSIGLSGQFAAVDEYLTGRENLQMVGRLYQMGAKASKARAVELLQQFNLTDAADRPAKTYSGGMRRRLDLAAALVVSPPVMFMDEPTTGLDPRNRQQLWEVIKQLVSGGTTLLLTTQYLEEADHLAHDIAVVDHGRVIAKGTSDQLKARTGGERVEVVVHQREDIVTAAEVLGGFGKGDTTVEEHTRKLTVPVTGGAKLLAEVIRELDTRGIEIDDIGLRRPTLDDVFLSLTGHVAEEKEEGNGASKKPGDRKKNKETAK, encoded by the coding sequence ATGCCAGGCGCCATCTATGCCGAAGGCCTGGTGAAGACCTTCGGCGACGTAAGGGCACTGGACGGCGTCGACCTCGATGTCCCCGAAGGCACCGTCCTCGGCCTGCTCGGGCCGAACGGCGCCGGCAAGACGACGGCCGTCCGCTGTCTGACGACCCTGCTCCGCCCCGACAGCGGCAAGGCCGTGGTCGCGGGTGTGGACGTCCTCAAGCACCCCGACGCCGTCCGCTGCTCCATAGGCCTGTCCGGCCAGTTTGCGGCGGTCGACGAATACCTCACCGGCCGCGAGAACCTGCAGATGGTCGGTCGGCTGTACCAGATGGGCGCGAAGGCGTCGAAGGCCCGCGCGGTGGAGCTGCTGCAGCAGTTCAACCTCACGGACGCCGCAGACCGCCCCGCCAAGACCTACTCCGGAGGCATGCGCCGCCGGCTCGACCTCGCGGCCGCGCTCGTGGTGTCGCCGCCCGTGATGTTCATGGACGAGCCGACGACAGGCCTCGACCCGCGCAACCGCCAGCAGCTGTGGGAGGTCATCAAGCAGCTGGTCTCCGGCGGTACGACACTGCTGCTCACCACCCAGTATCTGGAAGAGGCCGACCACCTGGCCCACGACATAGCCGTCGTCGACCACGGCCGCGTCATCGCCAAGGGCACCTCCGACCAGCTCAAGGCCCGCACAGGAGGCGAGCGCGTCGAGGTCGTCGTGCACCAGCGCGAGGACATCGTGACGGCCGCCGAGGTGCTGGGCGGCTTCGGCAAGGGCGACACCACGGTCGAGGAGCACACGCGCAAGCTGACCGTCCCCGTCACCGGCGGCGCCAAGCTGCTCGCCGAGGTCATCCGCGAACTGGACACGCGCGGCATCGAGATAGACGACATCGGACTGCGCCGCCCCACCCTCGACGACGTCTTCCTGTCCCTGACGGGACATGTGGCGGAGGAGAAGGAAGAGGGCAACGGCGCCTCGAAGAAGCCCGGTGACCGCAAGAAGAACAAGGAGACCGCGAAGTGA
- a CDS encoding ABC transporter permease, which yields MSAVSDATPVAAPGNPFSRSLRDSLIVAQRNLIRMSRIPEMVIFGLIQPIMFVVLFTYVFGGSMKIGTSTSAADYTNFLMAGIFAQTVTFATASSGAGIADDMHKGLIDRFRSLPMARGAVLTGRTLADLVQTALTLLVLAVVALLVGWRTSTFGDTNAARILGAFGLLLLLGYAFTWIGALIGLTVRTPEAATSGGLIWLFPVTFISNAFVDTSNMTPWLRHVAEWNPFSATVQACRVLFANPGQSHSEAWPMQHPVWASLIYSILIIVVFRTLAVRKYRSATA from the coding sequence GTGAGTGCCGTATCCGACGCGACACCGGTCGCGGCCCCCGGCAACCCGTTCAGCAGATCCCTGAGGGACTCGCTGATCGTTGCCCAGCGCAATCTGATCCGCATGTCCAGGATCCCGGAGATGGTCATCTTCGGGCTCATACAGCCGATCATGTTCGTGGTGCTGTTCACCTATGTGTTCGGCGGATCCATGAAGATCGGCACCAGCACCAGCGCGGCCGACTACACGAACTTCCTGATGGCAGGCATCTTCGCGCAGACCGTCACGTTCGCCACGGCCAGTTCCGGCGCGGGCATCGCCGACGACATGCACAAGGGCCTCATCGACCGCTTCCGCTCCCTGCCCATGGCACGCGGCGCGGTGCTGACCGGGCGCACCCTCGCCGACCTGGTCCAGACGGCGCTGACCCTGCTCGTCCTCGCGGTCGTCGCCCTGCTGGTCGGCTGGCGCACGAGCACGTTCGGGGACACCAACGCCGCGAGGATCCTCGGCGCCTTCGGCCTGCTGCTCCTGCTCGGGTACGCGTTCACCTGGATCGGCGCACTGATAGGCCTGACCGTCCGCACCCCGGAGGCGGCCACCTCCGGCGGGCTGATCTGGCTCTTCCCGGTGACCTTCATATCCAACGCGTTCGTGGACACCAGCAATATGACCCCGTGGCTGCGGCATGTCGCGGAGTGGAACCCGTTCAGTGCCACGGTCCAGGCGTGCCGTGTGCTGTTCGCCAACCCCGGCCAGTCCCACTCGGAGGCCTGGCCCATGCAGCACCCGGTGTGGGCCTCGCTGATCTACTCGATCCTGATCATCGTCGTCTTCCGTACCCTGGCGGTCCGGAAGTACCGCTCGGCCACCGCATGA
- the greA gene encoding transcription elongation factor GreA, which yields MTQTSENVTWLTQEAYNQLKAELEYLSGPARTEIAAKIAAAREEGDLRENGGYHAAKEEQGKQELRVRQLTQLLENAKVGEAPNSADGAVAPGMVVTIAFDGDEDDTMTFLLASREYASADVETYSPQSPLGSGVIGHKVGEDAEYELPNGKKASVRILKAEAYSG from the coding sequence GTGACCCAGACCAGCGAGAACGTCACCTGGCTGACCCAGGAGGCGTACAACCAGCTCAAGGCCGAGCTGGAGTACCTGTCTGGTCCTGCGCGCACGGAGATCGCCGCCAAGATCGCGGCCGCGCGCGAGGAGGGCGACCTGCGCGAGAACGGCGGGTACCACGCGGCCAAGGAGGAGCAGGGCAAGCAGGAGCTCCGTGTGCGCCAGCTGACCCAGCTTCTGGAGAACGCCAAGGTCGGCGAGGCTCCGAACTCCGCGGACGGTGCCGTGGCCCCCGGCATGGTCGTGACGATCGCCTTCGACGGCGACGAGGACGACACGATGACGTTCCTGCTCGCGTCGCGCGAGTACGCGAGCGCCGATGTCGAGACGTACTCGCCGCAGTCCCCGCTGGGCTCCGGCGTGATCGGCCACAAGGTCGGCGAGGACGCGGAGTACGAGCTGCCGAACGGCAAGAAGGCCTCCGTGCGGATCCTCAAGGCCGAGGCCTACTCGGGCTGA
- a CDS encoding DUF4307 domain-containing protein, translating to MSTASTRLPEGRYGRPSEERSDRRLKIAGTAFGAALLALIGYFAYHYVAQNEISAQVIAFKASDSAVEVHLEVHKDADVDGYCTLRSQSEDGTEVGRADFRFTGSATRIDKVVTLRTTARGTTAELVGCHAG from the coding sequence ATGAGTACGGCGAGCACGCGGCTGCCCGAGGGCCGCTACGGCCGTCCCTCCGAGGAGCGCTCCGACCGCCGGCTGAAGATCGCCGGGACCGCCTTCGGTGCGGCCCTGCTGGCGCTGATCGGCTACTTCGCCTACCACTACGTCGCGCAGAACGAGATCAGCGCGCAGGTGATCGCCTTCAAGGCCTCGGACAGCGCGGTCGAGGTGCATCTGGAGGTCCACAAGGACGCCGACGTCGACGGCTACTGCACGCTGCGCTCCCAGAGCGAGGACGGCACAGAGGTCGGCCGGGCGGACTTCCGCTTCACCGGTTCGGCCACACGCATCGACAAGGTCGTAACGCTCCGTACGACGGCCCGGGGCACGACGGCCGAGCTGGTCGGCTGCCACGCCGGGTGA
- the mca gene encoding mycothiol conjugate amidase Mca — MAVHAHPDDESSKGAATMAKYVSEGVDVLVVTCTGGERGSILNPKLQGDKYIEEHIHEVRKKEMDEAREILGVKQEWLGFVDSGLPEGDPLPPLPEGCFALEDVDKAAGGLVRQIRAFRPQVITTYDENGGYPHPDHIMTHKISMVAFEGAADTEKYPESEFGPAYQPLKLYYNQGFNRPRTEALHNALLDRGMESPYGEWLKRWAEFERTERTLTTHVPCADFFEIRDKALIAHATQIDPDGGWFRVPLELQKEVWPTEEYELAKSLVDSSLPEDDLFAGIRDNA; from the coding sequence ATGGCCGTTCATGCGCACCCCGACGACGAGTCGAGCAAGGGCGCGGCCACCATGGCGAAGTACGTGTCCGAGGGGGTGGACGTGCTGGTGGTGACCTGCACGGGCGGGGAGCGCGGCTCCATCCTCAATCCCAAGCTGCAGGGCGACAAGTACATCGAGGAGCACATCCACGAGGTACGCAAGAAAGAGATGGACGAGGCCCGCGAGATCCTCGGCGTCAAGCAGGAGTGGCTCGGCTTCGTCGACTCCGGTCTGCCCGAGGGCGACCCGCTGCCCCCGCTGCCCGAGGGCTGCTTCGCCCTGGAGGACGTCGACAAGGCGGCCGGCGGGCTGGTCAGGCAGATTCGCGCGTTCCGTCCCCAGGTGATCACCACCTACGACGAGAACGGCGGCTACCCGCACCCCGACCACATCATGACCCACAAGATCTCCATGGTGGCGTTCGAGGGCGCGGCGGACACCGAGAAGTACCCGGAGTCCGAGTTCGGCCCCGCCTACCAGCCGCTCAAGCTCTACTACAACCAGGGCTTCAACCGCCCCCGCACCGAGGCGCTGCACAACGCGCTGCTCGACCGCGGCATGGAGTCGCCCTACGGGGAGTGGCTCAAGCGCTGGGCGGAGTTCGAGCGCACGGAGCGCACGCTCACCACGCACGTGCCCTGTGCCGACTTCTTCGAGATCCGCGACAAGGCGCTGATCGCCCACGCCACGCAGATCGACCCGGACGGCGGCTGGTTCCGGGTGCCGTTGGAGCTCCAGAAGGAGGTCTGGCCGACCGAGGAGTACGAGCTCGCGAAGTCTCTCGTGGATTCCTCCCTCCCCGAGGACGACCTCTTTGCGGGCATCCGCGACAATGCCTGA
- a CDS encoding tetratricopeptide repeat protein, translating to MRDSHRTEAERLVVRSVEEEVRRSGGRVDGQVLLSRARGALDAMAQSAAEEYEAYTRGLDEADAGRQTFGQRYAREGAGTPLLIAAVAAVAATVADLSLGTGAGTAVGAGVAVGVVGAATTVVKVAGSHLPAAHHRAGAVGQPGGPEQLRLQWLTALEVRGIRPFLDQQRVLSASTGPKKTGPQLRGSDKSAAARRRTVLEQSFGQLPEPEGPFAGRRPELARIRQWVRAARAATETRPTVVVLHGTPGSGRTTLAVRATHDLRDHFRGAVVVDLRGDSREEPPLPTRDALLHLLNRFGAPREQLLFRERSSPDQQVKRLSELYHQHLTGLAVTIVLDDASDPDQVCTLVPERSDSLVLVTAREPLDLPADLAAWVHHLPVESLDAAGSEELLGAAAQDLSGPYDAESADRIRESCGGLPLALRIAGSSLGPRSPRRLATDLAAYGPVEPVERALWLRYSDQSESGRRLLRRLALAGRASLGAAAAAALLATDEAEATRHLVVLAHAGLIDHVRGSRYRLHDLVRAFAQARLLDEEEPAERTAAQERLIVNYAELADSVLRLVDGNMSTRSDRFGPHGFTSLDEALRWLDDESSFITAALRHAEGVNQAAVLNLLGALCDYCLLRGDLYRLGEISELAQAVDQGLLVRSVQWRTGIAARQLGELDKARTTLASVVDLYMEAHHDAGAARALCSLGITLHHQGNLTEAAAKLQEALDLQAPPELATDRAWTMHALAAVQRDRGRLPEALDLLDRSLVLHREGGSLHGEAWAHFQLGQLGLRMGDVPRAEDELRAALERYGRTRDARGEAWALTQLARARLVAGDPSPAVDGLRQAAARHRDNEDVRGEAWTVYYLGQALEQTGNLDLSVRELERSRTMFSRMRDVYGLACARHHSARVTRDQRAAQTGSLRNSGFARQLLVDARADFHRIGVAHGEAWTCLELAVVDAGNARTQQALALCDEATGLFTAYGDRRGEDWARFLRSTLLPYAAPGGVEVGTAVAQEELAQLSRTGHPARDGKLDEYTAAYALLLERGVNLEAGWQAWRLGMVPDRHAREVMGVPVPARQ from the coding sequence ATGCGGGACAGTCATCGGACGGAGGCCGAGCGGCTGGTGGTGCGGTCCGTGGAGGAGGAGGTACGGCGCTCGGGCGGGCGCGTGGACGGACAGGTGCTGCTGTCACGGGCGCGCGGTGCCCTGGACGCCATGGCCCAGTCCGCCGCGGAGGAGTACGAGGCCTATACCCGCGGCCTGGACGAGGCCGACGCGGGACGGCAGACCTTCGGGCAGCGCTACGCCCGTGAGGGCGCCGGAACTCCCCTGCTGATAGCGGCCGTCGCCGCGGTCGCCGCCACCGTGGCCGACCTCTCCCTCGGCACCGGCGCGGGCACGGCGGTCGGCGCGGGCGTGGCCGTGGGCGTCGTGGGCGCGGCCACCACCGTCGTGAAGGTGGCGGGCTCCCATCTGCCCGCCGCCCACCACCGCGCCGGAGCCGTCGGACAGCCGGGCGGCCCCGAGCAGTTGCGCCTGCAGTGGCTGACGGCGCTGGAGGTGCGCGGTATCCGCCCGTTCCTGGACCAGCAGCGGGTGCTCAGCGCCTCCACCGGCCCGAAGAAGACGGGCCCGCAGCTGCGCGGCTCGGACAAGAGCGCGGCGGCCCGCCGACGTACGGTGCTGGAGCAGTCGTTCGGTCAACTCCCCGAACCCGAAGGGCCGTTCGCGGGACGGCGGCCGGAGCTGGCCCGGATCCGGCAGTGGGTGCGGGCGGCCAGGGCGGCCACCGAGACCCGGCCGACGGTGGTCGTGCTGCACGGGACGCCCGGATCCGGCCGCACCACGCTCGCCGTCCGCGCCACGCACGACCTCAGGGACCACTTCCGCGGCGCCGTCGTCGTCGATCTGCGCGGCGACAGCCGGGAGGAGCCGCCGCTGCCCACCCGCGACGCCCTGCTGCATCTGCTCAACCGGTTCGGCGCGCCCCGCGAACAGCTCCTGTTCCGTGAGCGCTCCTCCCCGGACCAGCAGGTCAAGCGGCTGAGCGAGCTGTACCACCAGCATCTGACGGGCCTTGCGGTGACGATCGTGCTTGACGACGCCTCGGACCCCGACCAGGTGTGCACCCTCGTCCCCGAGCGCTCCGACAGCCTGGTCCTGGTCACCGCCCGGGAGCCCCTCGACCTGCCCGCGGACCTTGCGGCCTGGGTGCACCACCTCCCGGTCGAGTCGCTGGACGCGGCCGGCTCCGAGGAACTGCTGGGCGCGGCAGCACAGGACCTGTCCGGCCCCTACGACGCCGAATCGGCCGACCGGATCAGGGAATCGTGCGGCGGACTGCCGCTCGCGCTGCGCATCGCCGGCTCGTCCCTCGGCCCACGCTCACCGCGCCGGCTGGCCACGGACCTGGCGGCGTACGGCCCGGTGGAACCCGTCGAGCGCGCGCTCTGGCTGCGCTACAGCGACCAGTCCGAGTCCGGGCGCCGGCTGCTGAGAAGACTCGCCCTCGCCGGGCGCGCCTCGCTCGGCGCGGCCGCGGCCGCCGCCCTGCTCGCCACGGACGAGGCGGAGGCGACCCGCCATCTGGTGGTGCTCGCGCACGCCGGCCTGATCGACCATGTCCGCGGTAGCCGCTACCGGCTGCACGACCTGGTCCGCGCCTTCGCCCAGGCCCGCCTCCTGGACGAGGAGGAGCCTGCCGAGCGCACGGCCGCGCAGGAGCGCCTGATCGTGAACTACGCGGAGCTCGCCGACTCCGTGCTCCGTCTGGTCGACGGCAACATGTCCACCCGCTCGGACCGCTTCGGCCCGCACGGCTTCACCTCCCTCGACGAGGCGCTGCGCTGGCTGGACGACGAGTCGAGCTTCATCACGGCGGCCCTGCGCCATGCGGAGGGCGTCAACCAGGCGGCCGTACTGAACCTGCTCGGCGCGCTGTGCGACTACTGCCTGCTGCGCGGTGACCTCTACCGCCTCGGTGAGATCAGCGAGCTGGCGCAGGCCGTCGACCAGGGTCTTCTGGTGCGCTCGGTGCAGTGGCGCACCGGCATCGCGGCCCGCCAGCTAGGCGAGCTGGACAAGGCCCGTACCACCCTGGCCTCCGTCGTCGATCTCTATATGGAGGCGCATCACGACGCGGGCGCCGCCCGTGCCCTGTGCTCGCTCGGCATCACACTGCACCACCAGGGCAATCTCACCGAGGCGGCGGCGAAGCTTCAGGAGGCCCTGGATCTGCAGGCGCCACCCGAACTGGCGACGGACCGCGCCTGGACGATGCACGCGCTGGCCGCGGTCCAGCGCGACCGCGGCCGGCTGCCGGAGGCGCTGGACCTGCTGGACAGATCCCTCGTCCTGCACCGCGAGGGCGGATCCCTGCACGGCGAGGCGTGGGCCCACTTCCAGCTGGGCCAGCTGGGGCTGCGGATGGGGGACGTGCCCCGCGCGGAGGACGAGCTGCGGGCCGCCCTCGAACGTTACGGCCGTACCCGCGACGCCCGCGGCGAGGCCTGGGCCCTCACCCAGCTGGCCCGCGCCCGGCTGGTGGCCGGCGACCCGTCCCCGGCGGTGGACGGACTGCGACAGGCGGCCGCCCGGCACCGCGACAACGAGGATGTGCGCGGTGAGGCCTGGACGGTCTACTACCTGGGCCAGGCCCTGGAGCAGACGGGCAACCTGGATCTGTCGGTCCGCGAGCTGGAACGCTCGCGCACGATGTTCTCCCGGATGCGCGACGTCTACGGCCTGGCCTGCGCCCGCCACCACTCGGCCCGGGTGACCCGGGACCAGCGCGCCGCCCAGACGGGCTCACTGAGGAACTCGGGCTTCGCCAGGCAACTGCTCGTCGACGCACGCGCCGACTTCCACCGCATCGGCGTGGCCCACGGCGAGGCCTGGACCTGCCTGGAGCTGGCCGTCGTGGACGCGGGCAACGCCCGCACCCAGCAGGCCCTCGCCCTGTGCGACGAGGCGACCGGACTGTTCACCGCGTACGGCGACCGGCGCGGCGAGGACTGGGCCCGCTTCCTGCGCTCCACCCTGCTCCCCTACGCCGCGCCCGGCGGTGTGGAGGTCGGCACGGCCGTCGCCCAGGAGGAGCTGGCCCAGCTCTCCCGCACCGGGCACCCGGCCCGCGACGGAAAGCTGGACGAGTACACCGCGGCGTACGCGCTGCTGCTGGAGCGCGGGGTGAACCTGGAGGCGGGCTGGCAGGCGTGGCGGCTCGGCATGGTGCCGGACCGGCATGCCCGGGAGGTCATGGGGGTACCGGTGCCGGCCAGGCAGTGA